Proteins from a single region of Candidatus Binatia bacterium:
- the nuoD gene encoding NADH dehydrogenase (quinone) subunit D encodes MVLSMGPQHPSTHGVLQIVLEIDGENVVKADPEIGYLHTGIEKTAEGLFWTQAQTVIERMDYLAPSSNALCYSLAVEKLLGITDRIPERAQIIRVMDMELTRIASHCVWLGTHGIDLGAISVFFYCFDLREHILDLQEANGGARMHPNYMRVGGCNGDLPDGYLARLDALIEKFPGRMRELRGLLQANPIFQDRTIDVGVLTPEEALQWSVTGPSLRASGVAYDVRKAYPYTGYDTYEFDVPSRTEGDAYARFLVRLDEMDQSIRIVQQARKRLDTPGPVMIDDPKVALPPKETIALSMEALIHHFKLISEGFRVPPGDVYQNVESPRGELGYYIVSDGENRPYRVRTRPPSLYNLQALKGIAPGNLIADLVVMIGSLDPVFGEVDR; translated from the coding sequence ATGGTGCTGTCGATGGGGCCGCAACACCCGTCCACGCATGGCGTGCTGCAGATCGTCCTCGAGATCGACGGCGAGAACGTCGTGAAGGCCGACCCGGAGATCGGCTACCTGCACACCGGCATCGAGAAGACCGCCGAGGGATTGTTCTGGACGCAGGCGCAGACGGTCATCGAGCGCATGGACTATTTGGCGCCCTCCTCTAATGCGCTCTGCTACTCGCTGGCCGTGGAAAAGCTGCTCGGCATTACCGATCGAATTCCGGAGCGAGCGCAGATTATTCGCGTCATGGACATGGAGCTGACGCGCATCGCGTCGCATTGCGTGTGGCTCGGCACGCACGGCATTGACCTGGGCGCGATCTCCGTCTTCTTTTACTGCTTCGATCTGCGCGAGCACATCCTCGACCTCCAAGAGGCCAACGGCGGGGCGCGCATGCACCCGAACTACATGCGGGTCGGCGGCTGCAACGGCGACCTGCCAGACGGCTACCTGGCCCGGCTCGACGCTCTGATCGAGAAGTTTCCCGGCCGCATGCGCGAGCTGCGCGGGCTGCTCCAAGCCAATCCGATCTTCCAAGATCGCACGATCGATGTCGGCGTCCTGACGCCCGAGGAGGCGCTGCAGTGGAGCGTCACCGGGCCCAGCCTGCGCGCCAGCGGGGTCGCGTATGACGTGCGCAAGGCCTATCCATACACGGGTTACGACACTTACGAGTTCGACGTGCCGTCGCGCACCGAAGGTGACGCGTATGCGCGATTCCTCGTGCGCCTCGACGAGATGGATCAATCCATCCGCATCGTCCAGCAGGCGCGCAAGCGGCTGGACACGCCGGGGCCGGTGATGATCGACGATCCCAAGGTCGCGCTGCCGCCGAAGGAGACGATCGCGCTCTCGATGGAGGCGCTGATCCATCACTTCAAGCTGATCAGCGAAGGCTTCCGCGTGCCTCCCGGCGACGTCTATCAGAACGTCGAATCGCCGCGTGGGGAACTCGGTTACTACATCGTCAGCGACGGCGAAAACCGCCCGTACCGCGTCCGTACGCGCCCTCCAAGCCTCTACAACCTCCAGGCGCTCAAGGGAATCGCGCCCGGAAACCTCATCGCCGACCTCGTCGTCATGATCGGCTCACTCGATCCAGTCTTTGGAGAGGTCGACCGATGA
- a CDS encoding NADH-quinone oxidoreductase subunit C yields the protein MPSTQNPPIAGAAIDPPSLRPPIDDAAIERVESAQLRERLEALRRDGYAVLLDLGAVDYLRRTPRFDVVYHLLQLAPVRAGVADVGSPARKRVLCGIESSQHLPTVMDLWKSADWAEREVYDLFGIVFDGHSDLRRIQMPRDWEGHPLRKDYPMRGPERERAPRPAFANKSNVVAGTPPAGRTLEALQEQVKRARES from the coding sequence ATGCCGAGCACGCAGAATCCGCCGATCGCCGGAGCCGCGATCGACCCGCCGAGCCTTCGTCCGCCGATCGACGACGCCGCGATCGAGCGCGTCGAGTCGGCGCAGCTTCGCGAGCGCTTGGAAGCGTTGCGGCGCGACGGCTACGCCGTGTTGCTGGATCTCGGCGCCGTCGATTACCTGCGCCGCACGCCGCGCTTCGACGTCGTATATCATTTGCTCCAGCTCGCGCCGGTGCGAGCCGGCGTCGCCGACGTCGGGTCGCCCGCGCGTAAGCGGGTGCTCTGCGGCATCGAGTCGAGCCAGCACCTGCCGACGGTCATGGATCTGTGGAAATCGGCCGACTGGGCCGAGCGCGAGGTCTACGATCTGTTCGGGATCGTCTTCGACGGGCATTCCGATCTGCGCCGAATCCAGATGCCGCGCGACTGGGAAGGCCATCCGCTGCGCAAGGATTATCCGATGCGCGGGCCCGAGCGGGAGCGCGCCCCGCGACCGGCGTTTGCCAACAAGAGCAACGTCGTTGCGGGGACACCGCCGGCGGGGCGAACGCTCGAGGCGCTGCAAGAGCAAGTGAAACGGGCCCGCGAGTCGTGA
- a CDS encoding NADH-quinone oxidoreductase subunit B family protein has product MAVGPGQFMLARVDDVARWAQSSSVWPLTMGLACCAIEMMTATSSEYDIARLGSEVFRSSPRQADLMIVSGRVSQKMGAVVKRLYDQMADPKWVISMGACASSGGIFDNYAVIQGIDTIIPVDVYVPGCPPTPDGLLYAVNLIQQQIREGGRGGIVASA; this is encoded by the coding sequence CCCCGGGCAGTTCATGCTGGCGCGCGTCGACGACGTTGCCCGCTGGGCCCAGAGCTCGTCAGTGTGGCCGCTAACGATGGGGCTCGCGTGCTGCGCGATTGAGATGATGACCGCGACGTCGTCGGAATACGACATCGCGCGCCTCGGATCGGAGGTCTTTCGCAGCTCGCCGCGTCAGGCCGACCTCATGATCGTCTCCGGACGGGTCTCGCAGAAGATGGGCGCCGTGGTGAAGCGTCTATACGACCAAATGGCCGACCCGAAATGGGTCATCTCAATGGGCGCGTGCGCGAGCTCCGGGGGCATCTTCGATAACTACGCCGTCATTCAGGGTATCGACACCATCATTCCGGTCGACGTTTACGTGCCGGGTTGTCCGCCGACGCCCGACGGACTGCTCTATGCCGTCAACCTCATTCAGCAGCAGATCCGCGAAGGCGGCCGCGGCGGCATTGTGGCCTCCGCCTGA